The Mycobacterium seoulense genomic interval CCGACGTCGAACTCCGCCGGGCACACCAAGTTGCCGACGTTCTCGATGATGACCAGGTCCAGGGCGGACAGGTCGAGCCCCGGCAGCGCTCGGTTCACCATCGGCGCATCGAGATGGCACTCGCCGCCAAAACCGTTGCTGGTATTGAGCAGTGACACCTGGGCCCCGCGACCGCTGAGCTTGGCCGCGTCCAGATCGGTGGCGATGTCACCCTCGATCACCCCGATGGCGATCTCGCCGGCGAGCTCGTCGAGGGTGGCCTGCAGGATGGTCGTCTTGCCCGAACCCGGTGAGCTCATCAGGTTGACGGTGCGCACCCCGTTGCTCTCGAACGCCGCCCGGTTGGCGTCGGCGAGCAGGTCGTTCTCGGCGAAGATCGCCTCCAGCACGTCGACGCGCTGCCTGCCGGTCTGGTACTGGCCGTGGTCGCCGTGCCGATGATCGGGATCGTCGTGCTCGTGGGTGTGCACGGTCCCGTCGTCATGCCGATGAAATCTACCCATGGTCAAATCCGTTCGGAGCAGGCGCTTTTCACGAGACGTCCAGCGACGTCACCAAGAATTCGTTGCCGCGCAACACCTCGACGTCCGAGCTGTCGCATTCCGGGCACCAGATCGACCAGGCCGACGTGATCTCCGATCGCCGGCCGCACGCGCGGCAGCTCACCTCGGCGGCGACGCACTCCAGTTCCAGCTCGGCCTCCGGCATGTTCTCGGCGTCCCGCACGAGCGTCCAGCAGAACGACAGCGATTCGGGCACCACCTGGCGCAGCGCCCCGATCCGCACGCGCACCACGTCGACGTGCCGGCCATCGGCATGCGTCTTGGCCACACCGGCGATCGCCTCGCACAGCGACAGCTCATGCACCGCCGATCACCGGCGTCCGCCCCAGGCTCATGAGCACTGTTCTACACCCGAACGCCCCGAACGCGCAGCACTGTTCGGGTACCCGCTCAGGAGGAAGTCCACTTCTGTTCGAGGCGGCCGTAGCGCCAGACGAGCAGGGCCACCGCCCAGGTGATGACGAAGGCGCCCACCACGAAATAGCCGACGGCGCCCAGGTCCAGCCCGCCGATCCAGCTCCAGAACGCGCCCCGCCAGCCGAACTGTTCGGCGAACAGGGTGAGGAGTTCGACGCTGCCGATCAGCAGCGCGACGGCCACCGATAACGCGGTGACGGTGATGTTGTAGTAGATCTTGCGCACCGGGTTGGAAAACGCCCAGCCGTAGGCGAAGTTCATGAACGAGCCGTCGACGGTGTCCAGCAGGCACATGCCGGCGGTGAACAGCACCGGCAGACACAGGATCGCGTACCACGGCAGCCCGGCGGCCGCGCTGGTGCCGGCCAGCACCAGCAGGGCGATTTCGGTGGCGGTATCGAAGCCGAGCCCGAACAGTAGCCCGACGGGGTAGGAATGCCACGACTTGGTGATCGATTTGGTGAAGCGGCCGAGGAATCGGTTCAGCACGCCCCGGTTGTCCAACTGCCGCTCCAGTTCGGCTCCGTCGGTTTCGTGGTCGTAGTCGCCGCGGCGCAGCCGGGAGAACACCCGCAGGATGCCCACCAGCACGACGACGTTGAGGAGGGCGATCGCGTAGAGGAACACGCCGGAGACACCGGTGCCGATCAGCCCCGTGTAGTGATGCAGCGTCGAGGAGTCGTCGCGGACTCCTCCGACGATCGTCTTGACCCCGCACGCCAGCAGGACCGCCAGCCCGAAGACCACCGTGGAATGACCCAGCGAGAAGAAGAATCCGACGGCCAGCGGGCGTTGCCCGTCGTTCATCAGCTTGCGGGTGGTGTTGTCGATGGCGGCGATGTGATCGGCGTCGAACGCGTGCCGCATCCCCAGCGTGTAGGCCGTCAGTCCGACGCCGACGCCAAATGCCTTGCCGCCGAGGCTGAATTGCGCCGGGGCCACCAAGGCCGTCAGGGTGAACCAGCCGATCACGTGCAGGGCGACGATGACCGCCGACATCGCTGCGAGTCGCCACCACTCCGCCGGCGTGAAGGCGCCGCGAAGCTTGGACGTCCATGACGGGCGCCAGCAGGGCTCAGTACCGGTCACCGGGGTCCTTCCAGCCTCGGGCGGGGAACCACCGGCACGACTGTATGTGCCGGTACGCGCCACGGTCAACCAGATGCAAGTGGATTGCAGGAGTCGCCGGCACCCGTCCGGCGGCGAATCCGGCCGAAAAACTGGCGCGCCCAGCCGGCGGGCGCGACACTGATCGGGTGACGCCCAAGCCGTCGGCACTGGACCCGTCCGTCACCGCCCGGATCGGCGACCTCCTGCGCGACCGTGGGCTGCGGCGGATGTGGTCGCGGATCCAGGTGCTGGCCGTGCTCGAGCCGGTGCACGGGCACCTGCCGGTGGCCGAGATCCACAAGCGGGTGCGGGCGTGCCTGCCGCACGGTGCCCACCCGCCCGATGTGGCAACCATCTATCGCACGGTGACCACGCTGGTCGGGCAGGGGGTGTTGCACCCGCTGACCCTCGAGGGCGGTGTCACCACCTACGGGATGGCCACCGCGCCGCACCACCATGCCGTGTGCACCGAATGCGGCTCGATCATCGAGGTGCCGGCCGGGCAGCTCAGTTCGGCGCTCGAACACGCGATGGCGGGCAGCTCCTTCGCGCTGTCGGAGGCCGCGGGTCTGACGTTGCACGGCCTGTGTCCGCAATGCCAAGGCAAGCGCCCGCCGAAACGCTCAGGGCGCTGACCTCACTGCAGATCCAGTAGCGCGTTCTCCACCACCTCGGGCAGGGCCGGATGAATCCAGTACTGGCCGCGGGCCATCTCCGGGGCGGTCAGCCCGAAGCTCATCGCCTGGATCAGCGGCTGGATGATCGACGACGCCTGGGGGCCCATGATGTGGGCGCCCAGCAGGCGGCCGGTCTTCCGCTCGGCGATCAGCTTGACGATCCCGGTGGTGTCCTCCATCGCCCAACCGTAGGCGACGTCACCGTAGTCGTGTATCGCGACCGATATGTCGAATCCCTTTGCGAAGGCCTGGTTTTCCGTCAGGCCGACGGACGCCAGCTGGGGCTCGGTGAACACCGCCGAGGGCACGTAGCGGTGATCGGTCATCACCATCGACCCGGTGTCGTCCCAGTCGCAGTGCAGGTTGTGTTTCACCACGCGGGCCTCGTGGTTGGCGACGTGCTTGAGCTGGTAGGGCGAGGAGACGTCACCGAGGGCGAAAACCCCACGCGCCGAGGTCCGTTGGTATTCGTCGACCAGCACCCGGCCGTTCTCGAGATCGACACCGGCCTGTTCGGCGTCCAGCAGGTCGGCGTTGGACACGCGCCCGGTGGCGACCAGCAGCAGGTCGGCGTTCAGCGTGGACCCGTCGTCGAGCTGCAGGGAGACGCCGGAGCCGTTGTCGGTGCCGGCCACGACGTTGCGGTGGGTGCGCAATTCCCATTTGGCCGCGGCGAGGCGGGTGAAGCGTTTGCAGATGGTGTCGTCGCAGTGCCGCAGCATGGTGGCGCCCCGGATCACCAACGTCACCCGCACGCCCAGAGCCGAGAAGACATGCGCGAATTCGGCTGCCACGAAACCACTTCCAACGATAACCAGGTGCTCGGGCAGCTCGGGAATGCGCATGATCGTGTCGCTGGTGTGGTAGCCGACCCCGCAGTCGGTGATCGCGGGCGGGATCACCGGGCGCGACCCCGCCGCGATCACCACCTGGTCGGCGGTGAATTCGTCACCGGCATCGGTGCGCAACAGGTAGCGGCCGTCGGGCTGAACCGGTCCGAACCGGGTGTGCCGGCTGTACAGGTCGATGTTGGGGGAGGCGCGGCGGTAGTCTTCGCCGCTCATCGAGATCGGATCGATTCGGCCGAAGATGCGCGAGACGATGTCGTCCCAACGCACCCGGTCGATGTGCGCGTCGACCCCGTAGCGCGCCGCGTGGCGGATCGTGGTGGCGACCTCGGCGGCGTAGACGAACATCTTGGTCGGGATGCACCCGACGTTCAGGCAGGTGCCGCCGAACGTGCCCTGCTCGCACAGCGCCGCCCGCTTGCCGAGCAAGCGATCGTCGAGAAGGGTGTTGCCCGAACCGGTTCCGATGATCGCGATGTCGTACGTCTCCACCGCGTCATCCCTTCCTGGAAGATGACTCGGTGCGATCGGAGCGCAGGTAGTCGTCCAGCCAGCGATCCAGCTGACGATAGGCGGCCTGTCGCGGCTCCGGCAGTGACAGGAATACATCGTGTTTGGCGTCGCGGATCGGAACGATGGTGCTGCGATTGCCGATGCAGCCGGCCCGCCTCGCGATCTGGGTGACGTCGAGAACCGCGTCGCCGCGTTGCATGGACGCCGCGTCGCTGGTCTCTCGGACGGTGTGATCCGAGCGCAGGATCAGGTTGGGCACCCCGACGTCGAGGCCGCGGTGCAACCGGGCGTGGCCGCGGCGGATGGCGTTGAGCCAGCCGAGCGTGATGGGGAAGCCGCCCACCGGTTTCCACTGCAGGTCGTAGTCGAACTCGCCGTGGTAGTCGCGGTGCAGGGTGGTCCCGTAACCGCCCTCGGTGGGCGCGCGGACAACCCCCTTGGACCGCACCCGGGACAGCCCGGCGATCAGCGCCGAGGTCACCGGAAGGCGCAGGACCGCCGGACCGTGCAGGTCCAGGAACGGGCTGTTGAGCACCAACCCTCCGACGCCCCCGTGGGCCGCGCGATCCCGCCGGCGGAGCCGGTCCAGCCATAACGACACGATGAGCCCGCCGGAGGAATGGCCGTACACCAGAACCCTGGCGGGCCGGTCGTGCTCGAGGATGGCCGCCAGGGCGTGCTCGAGTTCGGCGTCGTAGTCGTCGAGGCTGGTGATGAAGTGCGGTGTCTGACCGTCGCGGCGCGACCGGCCGCATTTCTGTAGGTCCAGCGCGTAGAAGACGAAGCCGCGATCGGCGAAGTGATCGGCCAGCGCCGTGTTGAAGAAGTAGTCGGTGTAGCCGTGCACCGCCAGCACGGCGTGGCCCACGCCGGACGGCCCGGCGGGCTCGCCCCGCCGGATCAGCGTCGCGACGATCTCCCCCTCGCCCACCGGGTCGGGCCCGAGGGGGATGGTGCGCTGCCAATAACCGGGCAGGACGTCGGGCTCCCAGCCAGTCACGAGGCCAGCTTAGAGGTTTTGCTGGCCATCGGGAGGCGCACGCCGTTCGCGCCCGGTTTGCCTCGGGATAGCCTGGGGACCTGCCCAGTCGAGGGAAGGACCAAGGAGCAGGTGTCATCGCTAGCCCGAACCGCACGGACGGACGTCGTGCTGGTGGGCGCGGGCATCATGAGCGCCACGCTGGGTGCGTTGCTGCGGCGGCTGCAGCCGGACTGGTCCATGACCGTCGTCGAGCGGCTGGACGCCGTCGCCGCGGAAAGCAGCAGTCCCTGGAACAACGCCGGCACCGGGCACTCCGCGCTGTGCGAGCTCAACTACACGCCGCAACGGCCCGACGGCTCGATCGACATCACCAAAGCGGTCCGCATCAACGAGCAGTTCCAGGTGACCCGGCAATTCTGGGCCTACGCCGCCGAGCACGGGATCCTGACCGATACCGGCTTCCTCAACGCGCTGCCGCACGTGAGTTTCGTGCGCGGCGCCCAGCGCGTCGATTTCCTGCGCCGCCGGCAGCGGGCCCTGGCCGGTAACCCGCTGTTCGCCGGCACCGAATTCATCGACGACGCGCACGAGTTCGCCCGCCGGCTGCCGTTCATGGCCGCCAAGCGCGACTTCTCCGAACCGACCGCGCTGAACTGGGCCCCCCACGGCACCGACGTCGACTTCGGTGCGCTGGCCCGCCAGCTCATCGGCTTCTGCGTGCGGGGCGGCGCGACCGCGCTGTTCGGCCACGAGGTCCGCGATCTGACCCGGCGATCGGACGGGGGCTGGACGCTGCTGGTCCGCAATCGCCGCACCGGCGAAAAGCACCGGGTGAACGCCAAATTCGTCTTCGTCGGGGCGGGCGGCGACGCGCTGCCGTTGCTGCAGAAGTCCGGCATCAAAGAGGTCAGGGGCTTCGCCGGATTCCCCATCGGCGGCCGGTTCCTGCGCACCGACACCCCGGCGCTCACCGCCGCGCACCGGGCAAAGGTGTACGGGGTCCCGGCGCCGGGCGCCCCGCCGCTGGGCGCGCTGCACCTGGACCTCCGGTTCGTCAACGGCAAGCCGTGGCTGGTGTTCGGGCCGTTCGCCGGCTGGTCACCGAAGTTCCTCAAATACGGCCGCCTCAGCGACCTGCCCCGCTCGGTCAAGCCGGACAACGCGTTGTCCATGCTCGGGGTCGGCCTCACGCAGCTGCGGCTGGTCAATTACCTGATCGGCCAGCTGCGCCTGTCCGAGCCGGATCGGATCCACGCGTTGCGCGAATTCGCGCCCAGCGCGGTGGATTCCGACTGGGAGCTGACCGTGGCCGGGCAGCGCGTGCAGGTGATCCGGCGGGACAGGCGCAAGGGGGGCGTGCTGGACTTCAGCACCACCGTGCTGGCATCCGCCGACGGCAGCATCGCCGGGCTGCTGGGCGGCTCCCCGGGGGCCTCGACGGCGGTGCCGGCCATGCTCGAGGTGCTTGCGCGGTGCTTCGGCGACCGTTACCGCTCCTGGCTGCCCGCGCTCAAGGAGATGGTGCCGTCCCTGGGGGTGGAGCTGTCCCGTGAGCCGGCGTTGTACGACGAGGTGTGGTCCTGGGGCACCGAGGCGCTGGGGTTGCAATCCGATTCGGGGGTTCGGTCATGAGTGAAGCGTTGCGTCGGTCCTGGGCCAAAGACCTTGACGCCCAGACACTTTACGAGCTGCTCAAGTTGCGGGTGGAGGTGTTCGTGGTGGAGCAGGCCTGCCCGTACCCGGAGCTCGACGGGCGCGACCTGCTCGCCGAAACGCGGCACTTCTGGCTCGAGACGCCCGAGGGCGAGGTGATCTGCACGTTGCGGTTGATGGAGGAACACGCCGGCGGCCGCAAGACGTTCCGGCTCGGCCGGTTGTGCACCAAACGCAGCGCGCGCGGGCAGGGTCACACCACCCGGCTGCTGCGCGCCGCCCTGGCCGAGGTGGGCGACTACCCGTGCCGGATCGACGCGCAGACCTATCTGGCCGACATGTACGCCCAGCACGGGTTCGTCCGCGCCGGTGAGGATTTCGTCGACGACGGCATTCCGCACGTGCCGATGCTGCGCCCCGGCTCCGGCCTGACGGAGCTGCCGTGAGGCCGTACCCGTTCAGCGCGATCGTCGGGCACGACCAGCTGCGGCTCGCCCTGCTGTTGTGCGCCGTGCGCCCGGAGATCGGCGGGGCGCTCATCCGGGGCGAAAAGGGCACGGCCAAGTCGACGGCCGTGCGCGGTCTGGCGGCGTTGCTGTCCGCCGCCAACGGCAGCGAGGGGACCGGCCTCGTCGAAATGCCGCTCGGCGCAACCGAAGACCGGGTGATCGGCTCGCTGGACCTGCAGCGGGTGCTGCGCGACGGCGAGCACGCGTTCTCGCCGGGGCTGTTGGCCCGCGCCCACGGCGGCGTGCTCTACGTCGACGAGGTCAACCTGCTGCACGACCACCTGGTGGACGTGCTGCTCGACGCCGCGGCGATGGGCCGGGTGCACATCGAGCGCGACGGCATCTCGCATTCGCACGAGGCCCGGTTCGTGCTGATCGGCACCATGAATCCGGAAGAAGGCGAACTGCGCCCGCAACTGCTGGACCGGTTCGGCCTGACCGTCGACGTGCACGCGTCGCGCGATGTCGACGTGCGGGTGGAGGTGGTCCGCCGGCGGATGGCCTACGAGGCCGACCCGGACGCGTTCGCCGAGCGCTACGCCGGCGCCGAGGCCGAGCTGGCCCGGCGGATCGCCGACGCGCGGACACTCGTCGGCCAGGTGGTGTTGCCGGACAACGAGTTGCGGCGCATCGCCGCGGTGTGCGCGGCGTTCGACGTCGACGGGATGCGGGCCGATCTGGTGGTGGCCCGCACCGCCGCCGCGCACGCCGCCTGGCGGGGGGCCACGTCCGTCGAGGAGCAGGACGTCCGGGTGGCCGCCGGGCTGGCGTTGCCGCACCGCCGCCGCCGCGACCCGTTCGACGACCCGGGCATCGACCCCGGCCAGCTGGACGAGGCGCTGGCGCAATCCGGTGACGGTGACCCCGACCCCGACCCCGACCACGAGCCCGAGCCCGAGCCCGAGCCGCCGGGCGGCGGACAGCCCGCCGATGCGCCAGCGCCGCAACCGGATTCACAATCGGTGAAGCCGCGCTCGCCATCTTCGTCGAAACCGAGCGCGCCGCCGGCGAAGACCTTCCGCGCCAAGGCGCTGACGGTGCCCGGGGTCGGCGCGGGCGCACCCGGGCGGCGGTCGCGGGCCCGCAACGCCACCGGCAGCGTGATCGCGGCCGCCGGCGGCGACGACACCGGTTCCGGCGCGCACGGGCTGCACCTGTTCGCCACCCTGCTGTCGGCCGCGGAGCGCGCCGGGGCCGGCCCGTTGCGGCCCGCGCCGGACGACGTCCGCCGGGCGATCCGCGAGGGACGCGAGGGCAACCTGGTCATCTTCGTCGTGGACGCGTCGGGCTCGATGGCGGCGCGCGACCGGATGGCCGCGGTGAGCGGCGCGACGCTGTCGCTGCTGCGCGACGCCTACCAGCGCCGCGACAAGGTCGCCGTGATCACGTTCCGCCAGCGCGAGGCGCGGCTGCTGCTGCCGCCGACGTCGTCGGCGCACATCGCGGTCCGGCGGCTGGCGGGATTCGACACCGGCGGAAAGACTCCGCTCGCCGAGGGCCTGCTCGCCGCGCGTGAACTGATCGTCCGGGAGAGGGCGCGCGACCGGGCGCGGCGCCCCCTGCTGGTGGTGCTCACCGACGGCCGGGCCACCGCGGGACCGGATCCGTTGGGCCGCAGCCGGGCCGCGGCCGCCCGGTTGGTGGCCGAGGGCGCCGCCGCCGTGGTCGTGGATTGCGAAACATCCTACGTGCGACTCGGTTTGGCCGAGCAGCTGGCCCGCCAGCTCGGCGCCCCGGCCGTGCGTCTGGAGCAGTTGCACGCGGATTCTCTGACGCGCGCCGTGCGCAACGCGGCCTGAGGAAGGTAACCGCTCATGCCACAAGGCCGACCGCTGCGGGTCCCCGACGACGGGCTGAGCACCAGGGCGCGGCGCAACACCCCGGTGCTGGCGGTACACACCGGCGCCGGCAAGGGGAAGTCGACGGCGGCGTTCGGCATGGCGTTGCGGGCCTGGAACGCCGGGCTTTCCGTCGCGGTGTTCCAGTTCGTCAAGAGCGCCAAATGGAAGGTGGGTGAGGAGACCGCCTTCGCCCAACTCGGCCGAGTCCACGACGAGCACAACGTCGGCGGGCACGTCGAATGGCACAAGATGGGCGCGGGCTGGTCCTGGTCGCGCAAGGCGGGCAGCGAGCTCGATCACGCGGCGGCCGCGGCCGACGGGTGGGCGGAGATCGCGCGCCGGCTGGCCGGACAGCGCCACGACTTCTATGTGCTGGACGAGTTCACCTACCCGCTGAAGTGGGGATGGGTGGACGTCGAGGAGGTGGTGGACGTCCTGCTGGCCCGGCCCGGCCACCAGCATGTGGTGATCACCGGGCGCGACGCCCCGCAGGGGTTGATCGAGGCCGCCGATCTCGTCACCGAGATGACCAAGGTCAAGCACCCGATGGACGCGGGCCGCAAGGGGCAGAAGGGCATCGAGTGGTGAGTGTTCCCGCGGTCGTCGTCGCCGCGCCGGCCTCCGGCAGCGGAAAGACCACCGTTGCAACGGGTTTGATCGGCGCCCTGCGGCGCGCGGGCCACGTGGTGGCACCGTTCAAGGTCGGCCCCGACTTCATCGACCCGGGCTACCACGGCCTGGCGGCCGGGCGTCCCGGCCGCAACCTCGACCCGGTGCTGGTCGGCGAGAATCTCGTCGGCCCGCTCTACGCGCACGGCGCCGGTGGGGCGGACATCGCCGTGATCGAAGGGGTGATGGGCCTCTTCGACGGGAGAATCGGGGCGGCCGCGGCCGCCCCCGCCGAAGGTTCCACCGCCCACGTCGCGGCCCTGTTGGGTGCCCCGGTGCTCCTGGTCGTCGACGCGCGCGGCCAAAGCCACAGCATTGCCGCGCTGCTGCACGGCTTTTCGACGTTCGACCCCGCGACGCGGGTCCGCGGGGTGATCCTCAACCGGGTCGGCTCGCCCCGGCACGAACACGTGCTGCGGCAGGCCTGCGAGCAGGCGGGCGTCGCGGTGCTGGGCGCGATTCCGCGTGCCGCCGAATTGGAGCTCCCGACAAGGTATTTGGGCCTGGTCACCGCGGTGGAATACGGGCGGCGGGCGCGGCTCGCGGTCGAGGCGATGACCGATCTGGTCGCGCGTCACGTCGACCTGGCGGCCGTGGCGGCGATCGCCGCGAGCCGGGCCGGCCCGGCCTGGGACCCGGCGGCGGCGGCGGGGGAGAAGCCGGGCGGGCGGGCCACCGTGGCGATGGCGGCCGGTAAGGCGTTCACCTTCGCCTACGCCGAGCACGCCGAGCTGCTGCGCGCCGCGGGGGCCGACGTGGTCGAATTCGACCCGCTGGCAGACCCGTTGCCCGACGGCACGGACGCGGTGCTGCTGCCCGGCGGCTTTCCGGAACAGTTCACCGCGGAGCTCTCGGCCAACGACGCGGTGCGCCGGCAGATCAACGCGCTGGCCGCCGCCGGCGCGCCGATACACGCCGAATGCGCCGGCCTCATCTACCTGGCCACCGAACTCGACGGCTATCCGATGTGCGGGGTGCTGGCCGGGTCGGCACGGTTCACCCCGCACCTGACGCTGGCCTATCGCGACGCCGTCGCGGTGGCCGATTCGCCGCTGTATTCCGCCGGGCAGCGCGCGGTGGGGCATGAGTTCCACCGGACCGCAGTCGCTTTCAGCGACAGCTACCAGCCCGCGTGGGTGTACCGGGGCGCGGACGCCGATCCCGTGCCGGATGGCGTCGTGCACGCCGGCGTGCACGCCTCCTATCTGCACACCCACCCGGCCGCGGCGCCGGCCGCGGTGGCGCGGTTCGTCGCGCACGCCGCCGCGGGGCGTCGGCGCCACCATGCCCGTTGACTAGGCTTGCCCGGTGACCGAGAACGCCTACCTCGCCGGGCTGCGGCTGGCCGGCAAGAAGGTCGTCGTGGTCGGCGGCGGCACCGTTGCCCAGCGCCGGCTGCCCCTGCTCATCGCCAGCGGCGCGGACGTCCACGTCATCTCCCGCAGCGCCACCAGGTCGGTCGAGGCGATGACCGGAATCACCTTGTCCCTGCGGGAGTACCGCGACGGTGACCTCGACGGGGCGTGGTACGCGATCGCGGCCACCGACGACCCACAGGTGAACGCCGCGGTGGTCGCCGAGGCCGAACGCCGCCACCTGTTCTGCGTGCGCGCCGACATCGCCGTGGAGGGGACGGCGGTGACACCGGCGTCCTTCAGCTATGCGGGGTTGTCGGTGGGGGTGCTGGCCGGCGGTGAGCACCGCCGCTCCGCGGCGATTCGCTCGGCCATCCGGGAGGCGTTGCAGACCGGGCTCATCACCCCGGACAGCGCCGCCAGCGCCGACGTGGTGCGCGGCGGGGTGGCGCTCGTCGGCGGCGGCCCCGGCGACCCCGAACTGATCACGGTGCGCGGGCGCCGGCTACTGGCCCACGCCGACGTGGTGGTCGCCGACCGGCTCGCGCCGCCGGAGCTGCTGGCCGAGCTGCCGCCGCACGTGGAGGTCATCGACGCCGCGAAGATCCCCTACGGGCGGGCCATGGCGCAGGACGCGATCAACGACGTCATGATCGACCGCGCCCGGTCCGGCAAGTTCGTCGTCCGCCTCAAGGGCGGGGACCCGTTCGTCTTCGCCCGCGGCTACGAGGAGGTGCTCGCGTGCGTCGACGCCGGGATCCCGGTCACCGTGGTACCGGGTGTGACGAGCGCCATAGGGGTGCCCGCCCTGGCCGGCGTTCCGGTCACGCACCGGGCCGTCAACCACGAATTCGTCGTGGTCAGCGGCCACTTGGCGCCCGATCACCCCGAATCGTTAGTGAATTGGAATGCGCTGGCCGCGTTGTCCGGCACCATTGTTTTGCTGATGGCCGTTGAACGCATCGAACTCTTTGCCGATGCGCTGATACGAGGCGGCCGACCTGCGGATACGCCGGTGCTGGTGGTGCAGCACGGCACGACCGCTGCGCAGCAGACTTTGCGGGCCACCCTCGCCGACACGCCGGAAAAGATCCGCGCCGAGGGCATCCGACCTCCCGCGATCATCGTGATCGGGCCGGTGGCGGCTTTCGGGCTTTAAACGGTTCTTAAGATTACTGTAAGGTAACCCTTTATGACGGCTCTCAACGACAGTGAGCGCGCGGTGCGGAACTTCACGTCCGCGCGCCCCGATCGTCCGGCCCCGGTGCGCGCCACGCGCCCGGCGGAGACCGCCTCCACCCGCATCAGCAAGTACTACCCGGCATGGCTGCCTTCGCGCCGCTTCATCGCGGCCGTGATCGCCATCGGCGGCATGCAGTTGCTGGCGACGATGGACAGCACCGTCGCCATCGTCGCGTTGCCCAGGATCCAGAACGAGCTGAGCCTGTCCGACGCCGGCCGCAGCTGGGTGATCACCGCGTACGTCCTCACCTTCGGCGGGCTGATGCTGCTGGGTGGCCG includes:
- the hypB gene encoding hydrogenase nickel incorporation protein HypB, which codes for MGRFHRHDDGTVHTHEHDDPDHRHGDHGQYQTGRQRVDVLEAIFAENDLLADANRAAFESNGVRTVNLMSSPGSGKTTILQATLDELAGEIAIGVIEGDIATDLDAAKLSGRGAQVSLLNTSNGFGGECHLDAPMVNRALPGLDLSALDLVIIENVGNLVCPAEFDVGEHAKAMVYSVTEGEDKPLKYPVMFRSVDVVLINKIDLVPYLDVDVDTYIAHVRQVNAAATILPLSARTGAGMAAWFGWLRRFAAEAPA
- a CDS encoding hydrogenase maturation nickel metallochaperone HypA codes for the protein MHELSLCEAIAGVAKTHADGRHVDVVRVRIGALRQVVPESLSFCWTLVRDAENMPEAELELECVAAEVSCRACGRRSEITSAWSIWCPECDSSDVEVLRGNEFLVTSLDVS
- the nicT gene encoding Nickel transporter NicT gives rise to the protein MTGTEPCWRPSWTSKLRGAFTPAEWWRLAAMSAVIVALHVIGWFTLTALVAPAQFSLGGKAFGVGVGLTAYTLGMRHAFDADHIAAIDNTTRKLMNDGQRPLAVGFFFSLGHSTVVFGLAVLLACGVKTIVGGVRDDSSTLHHYTGLIGTGVSGVFLYAIALLNVVVLVGILRVFSRLRRGDYDHETDGAELERQLDNRGVLNRFLGRFTKSITKSWHSYPVGLLFGLGFDTATEIALLVLAGTSAAAGLPWYAILCLPVLFTAGMCLLDTVDGSFMNFAYGWAFSNPVRKIYYNITVTALSVAVALLIGSVELLTLFAEQFGWRGAFWSWIGGLDLGAVGYFVVGAFVITWAVALLVWRYGRLEQKWTSS
- a CDS encoding Fur family transcriptional regulator; the encoded protein is MTPKPSALDPSVTARIGDLLRDRGLRRMWSRIQVLAVLEPVHGHLPVAEIHKRVRACLPHGAHPPDVATIYRTVTTLVGQGVLHPLTLEGGVTTYGMATAPHHHAVCTECGSIIEVPAGQLSSALEHAMAGSSFALSEAAGLTLHGLCPQCQGKRPPKRSGR
- the mtr gene encoding mycothione reductase codes for the protein METYDIAIIGTGSGNTLLDDRLLGKRAALCEQGTFGGTCLNVGCIPTKMFVYAAEVATTIRHAARYGVDAHIDRVRWDDIVSRIFGRIDPISMSGEDYRRASPNIDLYSRHTRFGPVQPDGRYLLRTDAGDEFTADQVVIAAGSRPVIPPAITDCGVGYHTSDTIMRIPELPEHLVIVGSGFVAAEFAHVFSALGVRVTLVIRGATMLRHCDDTICKRFTRLAAAKWELRTHRNVVAGTDNGSGVSLQLDDGSTLNADLLLVATGRVSNADLLDAEQAGVDLENGRVLVDEYQRTSARGVFALGDVSSPYQLKHVANHEARVVKHNLHCDWDDTGSMVMTDHRYVPSAVFTEPQLASVGLTENQAFAKGFDISVAIHDYGDVAYGWAMEDTTGIVKLIAERKTGRLLGAHIMGPQASSIIQPLIQAMSFGLTAPEMARGQYWIHPALPEVVENALLDLQ
- a CDS encoding alpha/beta hydrolase; the protein is MTGWEPDVLPGYWQRTIPLGPDPVGEGEIVATLIRRGEPAGPSGVGHAVLAVHGYTDYFFNTALADHFADRGFVFYALDLQKCGRSRRDGQTPHFITSLDDYDAELEHALAAILEHDRPARVLVYGHSSGGLIVSLWLDRLRRRDRAAHGGVGGLVLNSPFLDLHGPAVLRLPVTSALIAGLSRVRSKGVVRAPTEGGYGTTLHRDYHGEFDYDLQWKPVGGFPITLGWLNAIRRGHARLHRGLDVGVPNLILRSDHTVRETSDAASMQRGDAVLDVTQIARRAGCIGNRSTIVPIRDAKHDVFLSLPEPRQAAYRQLDRWLDDYLRSDRTESSSRKG
- the mqo gene encoding malate dehydrogenase (quinone), with protein sequence MSSLARTARTDVVLVGAGIMSATLGALLRRLQPDWSMTVVERLDAVAAESSSPWNNAGTGHSALCELNYTPQRPDGSIDITKAVRINEQFQVTRQFWAYAAEHGILTDTGFLNALPHVSFVRGAQRVDFLRRRQRALAGNPLFAGTEFIDDAHEFARRLPFMAAKRDFSEPTALNWAPHGTDVDFGALARQLIGFCVRGGATALFGHEVRDLTRRSDGGWTLLVRNRRTGEKHRVNAKFVFVGAGGDALPLLQKSGIKEVRGFAGFPIGGRFLRTDTPALTAAHRAKVYGVPAPGAPPLGALHLDLRFVNGKPWLVFGPFAGWSPKFLKYGRLSDLPRSVKPDNALSMLGVGLTQLRLVNYLIGQLRLSEPDRIHALREFAPSAVDSDWELTVAGQRVQVIRRDRRKGGVLDFSTTVLASADGSIAGLLGGSPGASTAVPAMLEVLARCFGDRYRSWLPALKEMVPSLGVELSREPALYDEVWSWGTEALGLQSDSGVRS
- a CDS encoding GNAT family N-acetyltransferase; translation: MSEALRRSWAKDLDAQTLYELLKLRVEVFVVEQACPYPELDGRDLLAETRHFWLETPEGEVICTLRLMEEHAGGRKTFRLGRLCTKRSARGQGHTTRLLRAALAEVGDYPCRIDAQTYLADMYAQHGFVRAGEDFVDDGIPHVPMLRPGSGLTELP